A window of Panicum virgatum strain AP13 chromosome 8K, P.virgatum_v5, whole genome shotgun sequence contains these coding sequences:
- the LOC120645891 gene encoding translation initiation factor IF-2-like, with protein MASAVVRAVAPASMRRAGPCLDAPCPPRPTPPRSARRGRRCPAVPLPCRALVAIAASRASAEAVAEGAELHAHLRAPRSAQSTSARAALPCPPLPAPLRPTRTAARPRRRFSPVLVAGLVAIAAEGGGAPRSTPTKEPRGLPVLPAVPSHGRASCVRAEGQGRAPRRAAAARR; from the coding sequence ATGGCCTCCGCCGTCGTGCGAGCTGTTGCCCCTGCCTCGatgcgccgcgccggcccctgCCTCGACGCGCCGTGCCCGCCTCGCCCCACGCCACCTCGGTCCGCTCGTCGCGGGCGCCGCTGCCCTGCTGTGCCACTGCCCTGCCGTGCGCTGGTGGCCATAGCGGCGTCGCGGGCATCCGCGGAGGCCGTGGCCGAGGGCGCTGAGCTCCACGCCCACCTCCGCGCGCCCCGCTCCGCCCAGTCCAcctccgcgcgcgccgctcTGCCCTGCCCGCCTTtgcccgcgccgctccgcccaaCCCGCACTGCAGCtcgaccgcgccgccgcttcTCGCCGGTGCTTGTGGCCGGCCTGGTGGCCATCGccgcggagggaggaggggcgccgcggAGCACGCCCACCAAAGAGCCGCGGGGCCTGCCGGTCCTCCCCGCCGTGCCGAGCCATGGGCGGGCATCCTGCGTGCGCGCCGAGGGGCAGGGGCGGGCACCacggagggccgccgccgcacgccgctag